In a genomic window of Deinococcus ruber:
- the rho gene encoding transcription termination factor Rho produces the protein MTDSVPLRASATPPLGELEPAFRFNDLQQKILPELHLIAANLGIEHYRKLKKDALAFSILERQADREGQVLARGFLEISADGYGFLQTDLLDADSRTVLVTSGVIKQNHLRTGDEVIGRARKPRENERYGTLVRVEAINGLEPEAARLRPRFDDLIPTFPEQQLVLEEPGRDDGLALRVVDLLVPIGLGQRALIVAPPKAGKTTLLKKIANSIVRNYPHVTVMVLLVDERPEEVTDFRESVEGAQVVASTFDEPPQNHVRVAEFVHERARRIVEDGGDVVILLDSITRLARANNLVTPPTGRTLSGGLDSNALHWPKRFLGAARNIRGGGSLTILATALVETGSRMDDVIFEEFKGTGNAELVLSRRLEERRVFPALDILKSGTRREELLLDPAVLQKMWLLRKVISDMDPADAMEMLLGRMGKTRNNAEFLSALAGG, from the coding sequence ATGACTGACAGTGTCCCCCTCCGTGCCAGCGCCACACCGCCCCTCGGTGAGCTGGAGCCCGCCTTCCGCTTCAACGATCTTCAGCAGAAGATTCTGCCCGAACTGCACCTGATCGCTGCAAACCTGGGCATCGAGCATTACCGCAAACTGAAAAAAGACGCGCTGGCCTTCAGCATTCTGGAACGGCAGGCCGACCGTGAAGGGCAGGTGCTGGCACGCGGCTTTCTGGAGATTTCCGCCGACGGCTACGGCTTCCTCCAGACCGATCTGCTCGACGCCGACTCGCGCACGGTGCTGGTCACGTCGGGGGTCATCAAGCAGAACCACCTGCGAACCGGCGACGAGGTGATCGGTCGGGCTAGAAAGCCGAGGGAAAACGAGCGGTACGGCACGCTCGTGCGCGTCGAGGCGATCAACGGCCTGGAACCGGAAGCGGCGAGGCTGCGCCCGCGTTTCGACGACCTGATTCCGACCTTCCCCGAGCAGCAGCTCGTGCTGGAAGAACCGGGCCGCGACGACGGGCTGGCGCTGCGGGTGGTCGATCTGCTGGTTCCCATCGGTCTGGGGCAGCGGGCGCTGATCGTGGCTCCGCCCAAAGCGGGTAAAACCACACTGCTGAAGAAGATCGCCAACAGCATCGTAAGGAATTACCCGCACGTGACCGTGATGGTGTTGCTGGTCGATGAGCGCCCCGAAGAAGTCACCGATTTCCGTGAGAGCGTCGAGGGAGCGCAGGTGGTCGCCAGCACCTTCGACGAGCCGCCGCAGAACCATGTGCGGGTCGCGGAATTCGTGCACGAGCGGGCGCGGCGCATCGTGGAAGACGGCGGCGACGTGGTGATTCTGCTCGATTCCATCACCCGCCTCGCCCGCGCCAACAATCTGGTGACGCCGCCCACCGGACGCACGCTGTCGGGCGGTCTGGACAGCAACGCGCTGCACTGGCCCAAGCGCTTTCTGGGTGCGGCCCGCAACATCCGGGGTGGCGGCAGTCTCACCATTCTGGCAACCGCTCTGGTCGAAACCGGATCGCGCATGGACGACGTGATCTTCGAGGAATTCAAGGGCACCGGCAACGCCGAACTGGTACTGTCGCGCCGCCTGGAAGAGCGCCGGGTCTTTCCCGCCCTCGACATTCTGAAATCGGGCACTCGCCGCGAAGAACTGCTGCTCGACCCCGCCGTGTTGCAGAAGATGTGGCTGCTCCGCAAGGTCATCTCGGACATGGACCCTGCCGACGCGATGGAAATGCTGCTGGGGCGCATGGGCAAGACGCGCAACAACGCCGAGTTCCTGTCGGCGCTGGCAGGTGGATGA
- a CDS encoding SDR family oxidoreductase, giving the protein MQKTIFITGASTGLGRATTLLFSQRGWKVIATMRKPEDGADLAVLEGVTVLPLDVTNPDQIKSTVAEALKLGDVDVLFNNAGYGLAGPLEGMTDEQMVRQIDTNLLGVMRVTQAFLPHLRGRQSGLIVTTTSIGGLVAFPFNSAYHATKWALEGWSESLAFELKRFGIGVKTVSPGGISTDFAGRSLIVAQHEAYAEDIQKTFAVFSDPERRVHGSTAEQIAEVVYEAVTDGKEQLRYLAGNDAKATYAQRLQVGDEAFRAGVRRTFLGE; this is encoded by the coding sequence ATGCAAAAAACTATCTTTATCACCGGAGCATCCACCGGCCTGGGCCGGGCCACCACCCTCTTATTTTCCCAGCGCGGCTGGAAGGTCATTGCCACCATGCGGAAGCCCGAAGACGGCGCAGACCTCGCGGTCCTGGAAGGCGTGACCGTGTTGCCGCTCGACGTAACCAATCCCGATCAGATCAAATCCACCGTGGCCGAGGCTCTGAAACTGGGCGATGTAGACGTGCTCTTTAACAATGCCGGGTATGGTCTGGCTGGCCCGCTCGAAGGCATGACCGACGAACAGATGGTGCGCCAGATCGACACCAATCTGCTGGGCGTGATGCGCGTAACTCAGGCTTTTCTGCCCCATCTGCGCGGCAGACAGTCGGGGCTGATCGTGACCACCACCTCGATTGGCGGTCTGGTCGCTTTCCCCTTCAATTCGGCGTATCACGCGACCAAGTGGGCGCTGGAAGGCTGGAGCGAGAGCCTCGCCTTTGAGCTGAAGCGCTTCGGCATCGGCGTCAAAACCGTGTCGCCGGGCGGCATCAGCACCGATTTCGCGGGCCGCTCCCTTATCGTCGCGCAGCACGAAGCCTACGCCGAAGACATCCAGAAGACCTTTGCCGTCTTCAGCGATCCCGAGCGCCGGGTGCATGGTTCCACCGCCGAGCAGATTGCCGAAGTGGTCTACGAGGCCGTGACCGACGGCAAAGAGCAGCTGCGCTATCTGGCGGGCAACGATGCCAAGGCCACGTATGCCCAGCGCCTTCAGGTCGGAGACGAAGCCTTTCGCGCAGGCGTGCGCCGCACCTTCCTGGGCGAGTAA
- a CDS encoding DHCW motif cupin fold protein, producing MQMTDIPFTVTDWASVQATEHPGITGKALWRTQQFGPIRVRQVEYTPGYLADHWCSKGHVLLVLTGELVTELEDGRIFTLTPGMSYQVADQAEAHRSSTHSGATLFIVD from the coding sequence ATGCAGATGACCGACATCCCCTTTACCGTGACCGACTGGGCCAGCGTGCAGGCCACCGAACATCCCGGCATTACTGGGAAGGCGCTGTGGCGCACGCAGCAGTTCGGCCCGATCCGGGTGCGGCAGGTCGAGTACACACCCGGCTACCTGGCCGACCACTGGTGCAGCAAGGGCCACGTTCTGCTGGTGCTGACAGGCGAACTCGTGACCGAGCTGGAAGACGGGCGAATTTTTACCCTCACGCCCGGCATGAGCTATCAGGTGGCCGATCAGGCCGAAGCCCACCGTTCCAGCACCCACAGCGGCGCAACGCTGTTTATCGTCGATTGA
- a CDS encoding HAD family hydrolase, translating into MSGPLRAVLFDLDGTLHDRAESIRRYLKGHARRFELPAGYAERFTVLDDLGYRSKQEVAAELVAEFGLSHTPAELFQDYSDHAWSDVARMPHALEVLTELRRRGVRLGIVTNGWTEKQQECIRGLDLAQRVDDVIVSEAVGLKKPDPAIFHLALSRLGVAAQDAWYVGDSPVNDVAGPQAAGLQAALLPGGHPLPPTLRPDVLLQDLRGVLEL; encoded by the coding sequence GTGAGTGGCCCACTCAGGGCGGTGCTGTTCGATCTGGACGGCACGCTGCACGACCGCGCCGAGAGCATCCGGCGCTATCTGAAAGGACATGCCCGGCGCTTCGAGCTTCCGGCAGGGTACGCCGAGCGCTTCACCGTTCTCGATGACCTGGGCTACCGCAGCAAGCAGGAGGTGGCCGCCGAACTGGTGGCCGAATTTGGCCTGAGCCACACGCCTGCCGAACTGTTTCAGGACTATTCCGACCATGCCTGGAGCGACGTGGCCCGCATGCCACACGCGCTGGAGGTGCTGACCGAGCTGCGGCGGCGTGGGGTGCGGCTGGGCATCGTCACAAACGGCTGGACAGAAAAGCAGCAGGAGTGCATTCGCGGTCTGGACTTGGCGCAGCGGGTAGACGACGTGATCGTTTCCGAGGCGGTCGGCCTGAAAAAGCCCGATCCAGCGATCTTTCATCTGGCCCTGTCGCGGCTGGGTGTGGCGGCGCAGGACGCGTGGTACGTGGGCGACAGCCCGGTCAACGACGTGGCAGGGCCGCAGGCTGCCGGACTCCAGGCCGCGCTGCTTCCCGGTGGTCATCCGCTGCCGCCCACGCTCCGGCCCGATGTACTGCTGCAAGATCTGCGCGGGGTGCTGGAGCTTTGA
- the hrpB gene encoding ATP-dependent helicase HrpB produces MNASADLPIYEVLPELRAALDAQPLVVLQAPPGAGKSTALPLELLNAAWLGTQNIIVLQPRRVAARSVALRLSELLGQKVGETVGYRVRFESRVSARTRITVMTEGLLTRLLQTQPELPSVGLVIFDEFHERSLQADLALALVREVQEALRPELRVLIMSATLDPALPARLGGVPLIASEGRTYPVEVRYLPTDPQGPPGAALVSAVSRALEEHPGDVLAFLPGVAEIRRAQSSLTERHPEISVLPLYGDLSPDAQQRAILPDPHGRRRVVLATSIAETSLTLAGVRVVIDSGWSRRMRFDPASGLSHLATVRVTRASADQRAGRAGRTAPGVALRLWSERTQAALSAAFPPEILEADLAPLTLELAGWGTPDPAQMSWLDAPPAPKVEAARELLRELDALDGNHRATPAGLELLSLPTHPRLAHLLRGGERLKLTVLACDLAALLEERDPVQGAGADLTERLDALRRFRSRAPHRGDAAVLERVERLSKHWRQALNVGPDNSPADPYAVGRLVALAYPERVAALRPGEQAQPNTQAQSRYLLAGGQGVRLPDADALAGTPLLAVAHLDARLVQGEGRVYLAAPIHEADVQERIGTQQTVRWDTRTGTLLAQTERRLGAIVLSSEALKVIPAELRTAALLGAVRQEGLERLHWSDAARQWQARVLSLRAWRPQEDWPDVSDEVLLGTLEDWLPPLLGAQRTRDDLARVDVLPGLHSLLPWPKTRELDSLAPTHLSVPSGHSVRLEYRPDGDPPILAVKLQELFGLADTPAVNAGRTPVLLHLLSPARRPVQVTQDLRSFWASGYFEVRKDLRGQYPRHPWPDDPWTAEATHKAKPRGT; encoded by the coding sequence GTGAACGCCAGCGCCGACCTCCCCATTTACGAAGTTCTGCCCGAGTTGCGGGCGGCGCTGGACGCACAGCCGTTGGTGGTGCTTCAGGCTCCGCCGGGCGCGGGCAAGAGTACCGCGCTGCCGCTGGAACTGTTGAACGCGGCGTGGCTGGGCACGCAGAACATCATCGTGTTGCAGCCGCGCCGGGTGGCGGCCCGCAGCGTGGCGCTCCGCCTGAGTGAGCTGCTGGGGCAGAAAGTGGGCGAAACGGTGGGCTACCGCGTGCGCTTCGAATCGAGGGTGTCGGCCCGCACGCGCATCACGGTCATGACCGAGGGGCTGCTGACGCGGCTGCTGCAAACTCAGCCCGAGTTGCCCAGCGTGGGGCTGGTCATCTTCGACGAATTCCACGAGCGCAGCCTTCAGGCCGATCTGGCGCTGGCGCTGGTGCGAGAGGTGCAGGAGGCACTGCGCCCGGAACTGCGGGTGCTGATCATGTCGGCGACGCTCGATCCGGCGCTTCCGGCCAGACTGGGCGGCGTGCCGCTGATCGCCAGCGAGGGCCGCACGTACCCTGTCGAGGTGCGCTATCTGCCCACCGACCCGCAGGGGCCGCCGGGCGCGGCGCTGGTGTCGGCGGTGTCGCGGGCGCTGGAAGAACATCCGGGAGACGTGCTGGCCTTCCTGCCGGGCGTGGCCGAGATTCGCCGCGCACAGTCGAGCCTGACCGAGCGGCATCCAGAAATCAGCGTGCTGCCGCTGTACGGCGACCTTTCCCCCGACGCGCAGCAGCGGGCTATCCTGCCCGACCCGCACGGGCGGCGGCGGGTGGTGCTGGCGACCAGCATCGCGGAAACGTCGCTGACCCTGGCGGGCGTGCGGGTGGTGATCGACAGCGGCTGGTCGCGGCGAATGCGCTTCGACCCTGCCAGCGGCCTGAGCCACCTCGCCACTGTGCGCGTGACGCGTGCGAGCGCCGACCAGCGGGCCGGACGTGCCGGGCGCACCGCTCCGGGTGTGGCCCTGCGGCTGTGGAGCGAGCGCACCCAGGCGGCGCTGAGCGCGGCATTTCCGCCCGAGATTCTGGAAGCCGACCTCGCCCCGCTGACGCTGGAACTGGCAGGCTGGGGCACGCCCGACCCGGCCCAGATGAGCTGGCTCGACGCGCCGCCCGCGCCCAAGGTGGAGGCGGCCCGCGAGCTGCTGCGCGAGCTGGACGCGCTGGACGGTAACCACCGGGCGACACCTGCCGGACTGGAACTGCTGTCGCTGCCGACCCATCCCCGGCTGGCACACCTGCTGCGCGGCGGCGAGCGCCTGAAGCTGACAGTCCTCGCCTGCGACCTCGCGGCGCTGCTGGAGGAGCGCGATCCGGTGCAGGGAGCGGGTGCCGACCTGACCGAGCGCCTGGACGCCTTGCGCCGCTTCCGCAGCCGTGCGCCGCACAGGGGAGACGCAGCGGTACTGGAGCGCGTCGAGCGGCTTTCGAAACACTGGCGGCAGGCGCTGAACGTCGGGCCGGACAATTCCCCAGCCGACCCCTACGCAGTGGGCCGACTGGTCGCGCTGGCTTACCCGGAGCGGGTGGCGGCGCTGCGTCCGGGTGAACAGGCCCAGCCAAACACACAGGCACAGTCGCGCTACCTGCTGGCGGGCGGCCAGGGGGTGCGCCTTCCCGACGCCGACGCGCTGGCAGGAACGCCCCTGCTGGCGGTGGCCCACCTCGATGCGCGGTTGGTGCAGGGGGAAGGGCGCGTGTATCTGGCCGCCCCCATCCACGAGGCCGACGTGCAGGAGCGCATCGGCACGCAGCAGACGGTGCGCTGGGATACCCGCACCGGCACGCTGCTGGCCCAGACCGAGCGCCGCCTGGGGGCTATCGTGCTGTCATCGGAGGCGCTGAAAGTCATTCCTGCCGAGCTGCGAACGGCGGCGCTGCTGGGGGCCGTGCGGCAGGAGGGGCTGGAGCGGCTGCACTGGAGCGACGCGGCGCGGCAGTGGCAGGCCCGCGTGCTGAGTCTGAGAGCCTGGAGGCCCCAGGAAGACTGGCCCGACGTATCGGATGAGGTGCTGCTGGGCACACTGGAAGACTGGCTGCCACCGCTGCTCGGCGCTCAGCGCACCCGCGACGATCTGGCCCGCGTGGACGTGTTGCCGGGCCTGCATTCGCTGCTGCCCTGGCCCAAGACGCGGGAACTGGACAGCCTCGCGCCCACCCATCTGAGTGTTCCCAGCGGCCACAGCGTCCGGCTGGAGTACCGCCCAGACGGAGACCCACCGATTCTGGCGGTCAAGTTGCAGGAGCTGTTCGGTCTGGCCGACACGCCAGCCGTCAACGCGGGGCGCACGCCCGTGCTGCTGCATCTGCTGTCGCCCGCCCGCCGCCCGGTACAGGTCACGCAGGATCTGCGTTCGTTCTGGGCCAGCGGGTATTTCGAGGTGCGAAAAGACCTGCGCGGCCAGTATCCCCGCCACCCCTGGCCCGACGACCCCTGGACGGCAGAAGCCACGCACAAGGCCAAGCCGAGGGGAACTTAA
- a CDS encoding SDR family oxidoreductase codes for MTSSKPVTLITGATGGIGVALAHVLHRHRLILAGRNAAKLAALCAELPDAVPLVLDLTRPETFADALVGLERVTNVIHNAGTVELGMLAEQSHEIWTRTLTINTVAPAELTGLLPRIRAERGSVVFINSGAGLRANAGWTSYAASKFALRAIADSLREEEAASGVRVISVFPGRTDTAMQRKVKAQEGQPYDPDVFMRPETVAEAVCYALQAPRDAVISDLTIRPSPR; via the coding sequence ATGACCTCTTCCAAGCCCGTCACCCTGATTACTGGAGCCACTGGAGGGATCGGCGTGGCGCTGGCACATGTGCTGCACCGTCACCGGCTGATTCTGGCGGGCAGAAACGCAGCCAAACTGGCGGCTCTGTGTGCGGAACTGCCCGACGCCGTGCCGCTGGTGCTCGATCTGACGCGCCCCGAGACTTTTGCCGACGCCCTGGTGGGCCTGGAGCGCGTGACCAACGTGATTCACAATGCCGGAACCGTGGAACTGGGCATGCTGGCCGAACAGTCGCACGAGATCTGGACGCGCACCCTAACGATCAATACGGTTGCGCCTGCCGAGCTGACGGGACTGCTGCCGAGAATCCGGGCCGAGCGGGGCAGCGTGGTGTTTATCAACAGCGGGGCCGGACTGCGGGCCAACGCGGGCTGGACCAGCTACGCGGCGAGCAAGTTCGCGCTGCGGGCGATTGCCGATTCGCTGCGAGAGGAAGAGGCGGCCAGTGGCGTCCGGGTCATCAGCGTGTTTCCGGGGCGTACCGATACTGCCATGCAGCGAAAGGTCAAGGCGCAGGAAGGCCAGCCCTACGATCCCGACGTGTTCATGCGCCCCGAAACGGTGGCCGAAGCCGTGTGTTACGCACTTCAGGCCCCGCGTGACGCGGTGATTTCCGATCTGACCATCCGACCATCGCCCCGGTGA
- the ileS gene encoding isoleucine--tRNA ligase, protein MTTSERKQLFSPVQQNPNFPALEMETLAFWQREQVFAASLEQTRDGPLFNFYEGPPTANGQPGVHHVQARSFKDLFPRFRTMQGYHVPRKAGWDTHGLPVEIGVEKKLGLNSKREVEQYGIDKFNAECRASVFEYENEWRRFTERMGYWVDLDDAYMTLNKEYIESIWWSLKNLNEKGLLYRGFRVAPYCPKDGTTLSNAEVSEGYKDIQDPSVYVTFDLTEPETLGLPAGTAFLVWTTTPWTLPYNVGVALHPDFEYVAAKDETGKVLILAHSLLTEVLGETAEVVTSFRGTELEKVRYTPPFTEAYEAEGEGKPVWMSGLDTYVSDSDGTGIVHTAPAFGEDDMRLSRNYGFPVIVGVDPEGKHRFGPWKGVFFRDANRDIVRDLRERGVMWREKNFVHSYPHCWRCGTPLMYYATESWYLNNTKLKERLIELNQSIDWHPPHIKNGRYGGWLENLIDWNLSRNRYWGTPLPVWEAEDGEFHVIGSYAELAELSGKAHVLDADFDPHRGAANGVDDIVFEKNGKTFRRVPYVIDVWYDSGSMPFAQYHYPFENKPVFEARFPADYIAEAIDQTRGWFNSLHQIGTMVFDSVAYKAVICSGHILDEKGLKMSKSKGNTVDPWDVFAEYGADAARWYMFVSAPPELSRRFGMNLVGEAFRSYFLTLWNTYSFFVLYANLDMPDLQAAPPVQDRPEVDRWLLAKVQALVDSVTASLENLDPTASSRALQAFVVEDLSNWYVRRNRRRFWSGDGTVDTAAYATLYTALKTVTLLTAPFTPFLAETLYQNLVRSVEGGAPASVHLAKWPQPDAAALNSPLVSEMDAVLRVVGLGRAVRGQANLRQRQPLPRVLLRARSAEQTAALGRFAEQIKEELNVKEVELLDQYAEVVSYTLRPNLPLLGKKFGKAVPQVRAALNAADASEVARNVRDGKQFEVVSPTGERYELGPDEVLVDAKSPEGLAALEEAGYLVAFDTTLTRELVLEGLARDLVRGIQDGRKKAGFEVQDRITLHLDLSGDAREAAESWQEYLMSETLAESLEFGTASGFEAELEGGKAYLEKLEVLSHN, encoded by the coding sequence ATGACCACATCCGAGCGCAAACAACTGTTCAGCCCCGTGCAACAAAACCCGAATTTCCCCGCGCTGGAGATGGAAACGCTGGCGTTCTGGCAGCGCGAGCAGGTATTCGCCGCCTCGCTGGAGCAGACCAGAGACGGCCCGCTGTTCAACTTTTACGAGGGGCCGCCCACCGCCAACGGGCAGCCGGGCGTGCATCATGTGCAGGCCCGCAGCTTCAAAGACCTGTTTCCGCGCTTTCGCACCATGCAGGGCTACCATGTGCCGCGCAAGGCGGGCTGGGACACCCACGGTCTGCCTGTTGAGATCGGCGTCGAGAAGAAGCTGGGCCTGAACAGCAAGCGCGAGGTCGAGCAGTACGGCATCGACAAGTTCAATGCCGAGTGCCGCGCCAGCGTGTTCGAGTACGAAAACGAGTGGCGCAGATTCACCGAGCGCATGGGCTACTGGGTCGATCTGGACGACGCCTACATGACGCTGAACAAGGAGTACATCGAGTCGATCTGGTGGAGCCTGAAGAATCTGAACGAGAAGGGGCTGCTATACCGGGGCTTCCGCGTCGCGCCGTACTGCCCGAAAGACGGCACCACACTGAGCAATGCCGAGGTCAGTGAGGGCTACAAAGACATCCAGGACCCGAGCGTGTACGTGACGTTTGATCTGACCGAGCCGGAGACGCTGGGCCTGCCCGCTGGAACGGCCTTTCTGGTGTGGACGACGACGCCCTGGACGCTGCCCTACAACGTGGGCGTGGCTCTTCACCCCGACTTCGAGTATGTGGCCGCGAAAGATGAAACCGGGAAGGTCCTGATCCTGGCCCACAGCCTGCTGACGGAAGTGCTGGGCGAAACCGCCGAGGTGGTCACGAGTTTCCGGGGCACGGAGCTGGAGAAGGTTCGCTACACGCCGCCCTTTACCGAAGCGTACGAGGCCGAGGGCGAGGGTAAACCCGTGTGGATGTCGGGCCTCGATACCTACGTTTCCGATTCGGACGGCACGGGCATCGTGCATACCGCCCCGGCTTTCGGTGAAGACGATATGCGATTGAGTCGCAATTACGGCTTCCCCGTCATCGTGGGTGTAGACCCCGAGGGCAAGCACCGCTTCGGCCCGTGGAAGGGTGTATTTTTCCGCGACGCCAACCGCGACATCGTGCGCGACCTGCGGGAACGCGGCGTGATGTGGCGCGAGAAGAACTTCGTTCACAGCTACCCGCACTGCTGGCGCTGCGGCACGCCCCTGATGTACTACGCCACCGAGAGCTGGTATCTGAACAACACCAAGCTGAAAGAGCGGCTGATCGAGCTGAACCAGAGCATCGACTGGCACCCGCCGCACATCAAAAACGGGCGCTACGGCGGCTGGCTGGAAAATCTGATCGACTGGAACCTGAGCCGCAACCGCTACTGGGGCACGCCGCTGCCAGTGTGGGAAGCCGAGGACGGCGAATTCCACGTAATCGGCAGTTACGCCGAACTCGCGGAGCTGAGCGGCAAGGCGCACGTGCTGGACGCCGACTTCGACCCGCACCGGGGCGCGGCGAACGGCGTGGACGACATCGTGTTCGAGAAGAACGGCAAGACCTTCAGGCGCGTGCCCTACGTGATCGACGTGTGGTACGACTCGGGCAGCATGCCGTTCGCGCAGTACCACTACCCCTTCGAGAACAAACCAGTGTTCGAGGCCCGCTTTCCCGCCGACTACATCGCGGAGGCCATCGACCAGACGCGCGGCTGGTTCAACAGCCTGCACCAGATCGGCACGATGGTCTTCGACAGCGTGGCGTACAAGGCGGTCATCTGCTCCGGGCACATCCTCGACGAGAAGGGCCTGAAGATGAGCAAGAGCAAGGGCAACACGGTTGACCCCTGGGACGTGTTCGCGGAATACGGAGCCGACGCCGCCCGCTGGTACATGTTCGTGTCGGCCCCGCCGGAACTGAGCCGCCGCTTCGGCATGAATCTGGTGGGCGAGGCGTTCCGCAGCTACTTCCTGACGCTGTGGAACACCTACAGCTTCTTCGTGCTGTACGCCAACCTCGACATGCCCGACCTTCAGGCCGCTCCGCCCGTTCAGGATCGCCCCGAAGTCGACCGCTGGCTGCTGGCGAAGGTGCAGGCACTGGTGGACAGCGTGACCGCCTCGCTGGAAAACCTCGACCCCACCGCCAGCAGCCGCGCCCTGCAAGCTTTTGTGGTGGAAGACCTGAGCAACTGGTACGTCCGGCGCAACCGCCGCCGCTTCTGGAGTGGAGACGGCACGGTGGACACTGCCGCGTATGCCACGCTGTACACGGCGCTCAAGACCGTTACGCTGCTGACCGCGCCGTTCACGCCGTTCCTGGCCGAGACGCTGTATCAGAATCTGGTGCGGAGTGTGGAAGGCGGCGCACCCGCGAGCGTGCATCTGGCGAAGTGGCCGCAGCCCGACGCCGCCGCGCTGAACAGCCCGCTGGTGTCCGAGATGGACGCGGTGCTGCGGGTGGTGGGGCTGGGCCGGGCAGTGCGCGGGCAGGCCAACCTGAGACAGCGCCAGCCGCTGCCGCGTGTGCTGCTGCGGGCCAGAAGTGCCGAGCAGACGGCAGCCCTGGGACGTTTTGCCGAGCAGATCAAGGAAGAGCTAAACGTCAAGGAAGTGGAACTGCTCGACCAGTACGCCGAAGTGGTGAGCTACACGCTGCGCCCGAATCTGCCGCTGCTGGGCAAAAAGTTCGGCAAAGCAGTGCCTCAGGTGCGGGCCGCCCTGAACGCCGCCGACGCCTCGGAAGTGGCCCGCAATGTGCGCGACGGCAAGCAGTTCGAGGTGGTGTCTCCGACAGGCGAGCGCTACGAACTGGGGCCAGACGAGGTGCTGGTGGACGCCAAATCGCCGGAAGGACTGGCGGCGCTGGAAGAGGCCGGATATCTGGTGGCCTTCGACACCACCCTGACGCGGGAACTGGTGCTGGAAGGGCTGGCCCGCGACCTCGTGCGCGGCATCCAGGACGGGCGCAAGAAGGCGGGCTTCGAGGTACAGGACCGCATCACGCTGCATCTGGATCTGAGCGGCGACGCACGCGAGGCCGCCGAGAGCTGGCAGGAATACCTGATGTCGGAAACGCTGGCGGAATCGCTGGAATTCGGCACCGCGTCAGGCTTCGAGGCCGAACTGGAGGGCGGAAAAGCCTATCTGGAGAAGCTGGAAGTACTTAGCCACAACTGA